The Cystobacter fuscus DSM 2262 genomic sequence CGGCCTTCGCGGAGCTGCCGCGCGCCCGGCCCATTCCCATTGTCCTGGCCGGAGCCACCCGGCCCGCCTGGGCCCAGCCGGACGCCGCCGTGTGCGCCCGGCCCTACCACGGCGCCGAGCTGCTCGCCGCGGTGCACGCCCTGATCGGCCACGGGGAGGAGGGAAGCCGCTCCAGCGAGCCCCCGGGCGCCGCTCCCACCACCGCCTCCCTGGAGCCCCTGGCCGCACTCCCGGCCGCCTCCCAACTTCACTCCTAGCGAAGGCGACGATCCGCTGCCCGCCCGCCTGCTCCATGCGCTGGCTCGCGGACTCTTTTTCCCTTCACCGGAAGCAACGCGTTAGAGTTGCCGGTTCACGCGTGGTTCCATCCGCCGCGAGGGGAGCACTACTGATGCTGCACCGAGGCCCGGGCCGTTATGGGTTGTACGAGCCGGACACCGAACACGATGCCTGTGGAGTGGGTTTCGTGGCCCACATCCGGGGCGAGAAATCGCGCAGCATCGTCGAGGAAGCGCTCGAGCTGCTCAACCGGTTGAGCCACCGGGCCGCCGCGGGCAGGGACCCGGAGACCGGAGACGGTGCCGGCATCCTGCTGCAGATTCCCCATCGCCTCTTCGAGCGCGAGCGGCTGGGCTTCACGCTGCCGCCGCGCCGCCAGTACGCCATCGGCATGGTGTTCCTCCCGGCGGACCCCGAGGCCCGCATCGCGTGCGAGGCGGCCCTGGAGCAGGTGGTCACCGACGAGGGGCAGCGCGTGCTCGGCTGGCGCGACGTGCCGGTGCAACCCGAGCACCTCGGCCGGCTGGCGCGCGAGCGTGCGCCCGTCATCCGCCAGCTCTTCGTCGCCCGGCGCCGCGTGGTGCCCAGCGCCTTCGAGCGCAAGCTGTTCCGCATCCGCAAGCTCACCGAGCGGCGCATCCAGGACCGCGATCTGGATCCGGATGGCCAGTTCCACGTGGCCAGCTTCTCGGCGGAGACGCTCATCTACAAGGGCCTGCTGCTGCCCCGGCAACTGCCGCTCTTCTACCCGGACCTCCAGCACCCCGAGTGCGTGAGCGCCCTGGGGCTCGTCCACTCGCGCTTCTCCACCAACACCTTCCCGACGTGGGACCTGGCGCAGCCCTTCCGCTACATCGCGCACAACGGGGAGATCAACACGCTGCGCGGCAACCGCAACTGGATGAACGCGCGGCGCGGCCTGTTGCAGTCGGCCAAGTTCGGAGGAAGCCTGGAGCCGCTCTTCCCCATCATCGTCCCGGGCAAGAGCGACTCGGCGCAGTTCGACAACATGGTGGAGCTGCTCTTCCTGGGCGGACGTCCCCTGCCCCACGCCATGATGATGATGATCCCCGAGGCGTGGGAGGGCCACGCGCTCATGGGCGACGAGCGGCGCGCCTTCTACGAGTACTCCAGCGCGCTCCTGGAGCCGTGGGACGGGCCCGCCGCCATCGCCTTCACGGACGGGCAGCTCATCGGCGCCACGCTGGACCGCAACGGCCTGCGCCCCGCGCGCTACCTCGTCACCGAGGATGACCGCATCATCCTCGCCTCGGAGACGGGCGTCATCGACGTGCCCGCCGCCCAGGTGCGCCGCAAGGGCCGCCTCACCCCGGGCCGCATGCTGCTGGTGGACACGCTCGAGGGCCGCATCCTCGAGGACGAGGAGGTCAAACGCGACATCTCCACGCGCTGGCCCTACCGCCGCTGGCTCGAGCGCAACGTCGCCACGCTGGACGACCTGCCCACCGAGCCCGCGCCGCCGCGGCCGGGCAACGAGGAGCTGTGGCGCCAGCAGCGCGCCTTTGGCTACACGGACGAGGACGCGCGCCTGTTGCTCAAGCCCATGGCCGAGGAGGGCAAGGAGCCCACGGGCTCCATGGGCACGGACACGCCGCTGGCCGTCCTCAGCGACCAGGCGCCCACGCTCTTCAACTACTTCCACCAGCTCTTCGCGCAGGTGACCAACCCGCCCATCGATCCCATCCGCGAGTCGTTGGTGATGACGCTCGCCACGGGCCTGGGCCCCGAGGGCAACACCTTCGAGGAGACGCCGGAGCAGTGCCACCGCCTGTCCCTGCCGGGCCCCATCCTCACCAACGGGCAGCTCGCCACGCTGGCGGCCATCCGCAACGAGGGCGCCTTCGAGACGCAGCGCGTGAGCCTGCTCTACCCGCTGCACGAGGAGGGCGCGAGCCTGGAGGCCGCGGTGGAGCGGCTGTGCACCGAGGTCGTCGAGGCGGTGGACGCGGGCGTGAGCATCCTCGTGCTCAGCGACCGGGGCGTGGACGCGGCCCATGCGGCCATCCCCGCGCTGCTCGCCGTGTCCGCGGTGCACCAGCGGCTCGTGCGCGACGGCATCCGCATGTACACCGGCCTCGTGCTGGAGACGGCCGAGGCGCGCGAGGTGCACCACTTCGCCTGCCTGTTCGGCTACGGCGTCTCGGCCGTCAACCCCTACCTCGCCCTGGACTCGTTGCGCGCCATGGCCGAGTCGGGCGAGCTGTCGGTGGACGCGGACAAGGCCCAGGCCAACTTCGTGCACGCCATCGAGGAGGGCGTGCTCAAGGTGATGAGCAAGATGGGTATCTCCACGCTCCAGTCCTACCGCGGCTCGCAGCTCTTCGAGATCGTCGGCCTGGAGCGCTCGCTGGTGGAGCGGCACTTCACCGGCTCGCCCTCGCGCGTGGAGGGCGTGGGCCTGGCGGAGCTGGGCCGCGAGGTGCGCGAGCGCCACGCGCGGGGCTTCGGGGCCGCGGCCGAGTTCGAGGCGGAGCAGCTGCCCGTGGGCGGCCAGTACCAGTGGCGCCGCCGGGGCGAGACGCACAAGTGGAACCCGTCCACCATCGCCCTGTTGCAGCAGGCGGCGCGCACCAACGACGCCGCGGCCTTCGCCGAGTACTCCCGCCTGGCGGATGACGAGAGCCGCGCGCACTGCAACCTGCGCGGGCTGCTGGTCGTCGCGGAGGAGGGGTGTACGCCCGTGCCGCTGGAGCAGGTGGAGCCCGCGAGCGCCATCGTCCGGCGCTTCGTCACCGGCGCCATGTCCTTCGGCTCCATCAGCGCCGAGGCCCACGAGACGCTCGCCATCGCGATGAACCGCATCGGCGGGCGCTCCAACAGCGGCGAGGGCGGCGAGGAGTCGCGCCGCTACGTTCCGGACGAGAACGGCGACCTGCGGCGCAGTGCGATCAAACAGGTGGCCAGCGCCCGCTTCGGCGTCACCACCGAGTATCTCGTCAACGCCGCCGAGCTGCAGATCAAGATGGCCCAGGGTGCCAAGCCCGGCGAGGGCGGGCAGCTGCCCGGGCCCAAGGTGGACGAGCGGATCGCCAAGGCGCGCTGGAGCACGCCCGGCGTGACGCTCATCTCCCCGCCGCCGCACCACGACATCTACTCCATCGAGGACCTGGCGCAGCTCATCTACGACTTGCAGTCGGTGAACCCCACGGCGCGCGTGAGCGTGAAGCTGGTGAGCGAGGTGGGCGTGGGCACCATCGCCGCGGGCGTGGCCAAGGCGGGCGCGGGCGGCGTGGTCATCTCCGGCTACGAGGGCGGCACGGGCGCCTCGCCCCTGTCGAGCCTCAAGCACGCGGGCCTGCCGTGGGAGCTGGGGCTGGCCGAGGCGCAGCAGGTGCTGGTGCACAACGGCCTGCGCGGCCGCATCCGCTTGCAGGTGGACGGCGGCCTGCGCACCGCCCAGGACGTGCTCGTCGCCACGCTCCTGGGCGCCGAGGAGTACGGCATGGCCACCGCGAGCCTCATCGCGCTCGGCTGCATCATGCTGCGCAAGTGCCACCTCAACACCTGCTCGGTGGGCATCGCCACCCAGGACGCGGGGCTGCGCGAGCGCTTCCACGGCAAGCCCGAGCACGTGGTGAACTTCTTCTACATGGTGGCCGAGGACCTGCGCCGCCGGATGGCCTCCCTGGGCGTGCGCCGGCTGGACGAGCTGGTGGGCCGGGTGGATCTGCTGCGGCAGTTGCCCGCCTCGGACCACTGGAAGGCGAAGAAGGTGAACCTGTCCTCGCTGCTGACGCCCTCGCGCGCCCCGGAGACCGAGGACCGGCGCTGTGACACGCCCCAGATGAAGGACGTGTCGGATCACCTGGACCACGAGCTCATCCTCCAATCCAAGGCCACCCTGGATGGGGGCGCGCCCACGCTGCTGGTGCGGCCGGTGAGCAACACCCACCGCGCGGTGGGCGCCATGCTCTCGGGAGACCTGGTGCGCCGCTACGGGGCCCAGGGTCTGCCGGATGGACGGCTGCGCATCCGCCTCCGGGGCTCGGCGGGACAGAGCTTCGGGGCCTTCCTCGCCAACGGCGTGACGTTGGAGCTGGAGGGGGATGCCAACGACTACCTCGGCAAGGGGTTGTCGGGCGGGCGCATCATCGCCTACCCGCCGCAGGACAGCCGCTTCCTGCCCGAGGAGAACGTGCTCGCGGGCAACACGGTGCTCTACGGCGCCACGGCGGGCGAGGTGTACCTGCGCGGGCTCGCCGGCGAGCGCTTCGCGGTGCGCAACAGCGGCGCCCAGGCGGTGGTGGAGGGCGTGGGCGACCACGGCTGCGAGTACATGACGGGCGGCGTGGTGGTGGTGCTCGGCCCCACCGGGCGCAACTTCGCCGCGGGCATGAGCGGCGGCACGGCCTTCGTGCTCGACCGCGACCGCTCCTTCCGGGGCCGCTGCAACCTGGAGATGGTGGAGCTGGAGTCGTTGGTGGACGAGTCGGAGCTGTGGCTCGTGCACGGGATGATCGAGCGGCACCTGCACCACACCGGCAGCACGCTGGCGCGGCGGGTGCTCGACAACTGGGAGCTGATGGTGCCTCAGTTCGTGAAGGTGATGCCGACCGACTACAAGCGCGTGCTCCAGGCCCGCCGCGCTTCCCGCCGGCCCCCGCCGGCCCAACTGCCGCGCCTGCACGTCGTGGGAGGAGAGTAGACCATGGGCAAGACGACGGGTTTCCAGGAGTGGCAGCACGTGCCCGCGCCGAAGCGGGAGAAGTCCGAGCGCCTCAAGGACTGGCGCGAGTTCACCCTCCCCCTGCCCGCCGACGAGGCGAAGCGGCAGGCGGGGCGATGTATGGACTGTGGTGTGCCCTTCTGTCACCAGGGCTGTCCGCTGGGCAATCCCATCCCCGAGTTCAACGACGCGGTGTACCGGGGCAAGTGGAAGGAGGCCTTCCTCGCGCTCAGCGGCACCCACAACTTCCCCGAGTTCACCGGCCGCCTGTGCCCCGC encodes the following:
- the gltB gene encoding glutamate synthase large subunit yields the protein MLHRGPGRYGLYEPDTEHDACGVGFVAHIRGEKSRSIVEEALELLNRLSHRAAAGRDPETGDGAGILLQIPHRLFERERLGFTLPPRRQYAIGMVFLPADPEARIACEAALEQVVTDEGQRVLGWRDVPVQPEHLGRLARERAPVIRQLFVARRRVVPSAFERKLFRIRKLTERRIQDRDLDPDGQFHVASFSAETLIYKGLLLPRQLPLFYPDLQHPECVSALGLVHSRFSTNTFPTWDLAQPFRYIAHNGEINTLRGNRNWMNARRGLLQSAKFGGSLEPLFPIIVPGKSDSAQFDNMVELLFLGGRPLPHAMMMMIPEAWEGHALMGDERRAFYEYSSALLEPWDGPAAIAFTDGQLIGATLDRNGLRPARYLVTEDDRIILASETGVIDVPAAQVRRKGRLTPGRMLLVDTLEGRILEDEEVKRDISTRWPYRRWLERNVATLDDLPTEPAPPRPGNEELWRQQRAFGYTDEDARLLLKPMAEEGKEPTGSMGTDTPLAVLSDQAPTLFNYFHQLFAQVTNPPIDPIRESLVMTLATGLGPEGNTFEETPEQCHRLSLPGPILTNGQLATLAAIRNEGAFETQRVSLLYPLHEEGASLEAAVERLCTEVVEAVDAGVSILVLSDRGVDAAHAAIPALLAVSAVHQRLVRDGIRMYTGLVLETAEAREVHHFACLFGYGVSAVNPYLALDSLRAMAESGELSVDADKAQANFVHAIEEGVLKVMSKMGISTLQSYRGSQLFEIVGLERSLVERHFTGSPSRVEGVGLAELGREVRERHARGFGAAAEFEAEQLPVGGQYQWRRRGETHKWNPSTIALLQQAARTNDAAAFAEYSRLADDESRAHCNLRGLLVVAEEGCTPVPLEQVEPASAIVRRFVTGAMSFGSISAEAHETLAIAMNRIGGRSNSGEGGEESRRYVPDENGDLRRSAIKQVASARFGVTTEYLVNAAELQIKMAQGAKPGEGGQLPGPKVDERIAKARWSTPGVTLISPPPHHDIYSIEDLAQLIYDLQSVNPTARVSVKLVSEVGVGTIAAGVAKAGAGGVVISGYEGGTGASPLSSLKHAGLPWELGLAEAQQVLVHNGLRGRIRLQVDGGLRTAQDVLVATLLGAEEYGMATASLIALGCIMLRKCHLNTCSVGIATQDAGLRERFHGKPEHVVNFFYMVAEDLRRRMASLGVRRLDELVGRVDLLRQLPASDHWKAKKVNLSSLLTPSRAPETEDRRCDTPQMKDVSDHLDHELILQSKATLDGGAPTLLVRPVSNTHRAVGAMLSGDLVRRYGAQGLPDGRLRIRLRGSAGQSFGAFLANGVTLELEGDANDYLGKGLSGGRIIAYPPQDSRFLPEENVLAGNTVLYGATAGEVYLRGLAGERFAVRNSGAQAVVEGVGDHGCEYMTGGVVVVLGPTGRNFAAGMSGGTAFVLDRDRSFRGRCNLEMVELESLVDESELWLVHGMIERHLHHTGSTLARRVLDNWELMVPQFVKVMPTDYKRVLQARRASRRPPPAQLPRLHVVGGE